A part of Tigriopus californicus strain San Diego chromosome 10, Tcal_SD_v2.1, whole genome shotgun sequence genomic DNA contains:
- the LOC131887734 gene encoding histone-lysine N-methyltransferase SETD7-like: protein METSAVASTLRDWFMKVGDPLVDPFPNRKEDEEHLLDNHSSSINPWHGFFDNVSPSSGHCSNKNVTYKGQLNDKGLRQGSGRLFHENGDELNGWFDNGKPSGDVVITSPRRDISRLIGTYRDGCLNGRATMVNGATTVFECFVKDDVPHGPVRQIHMKKFREFRRQITFIGHHRHGIPHGVCWEYREGGGFLTGVPNAEGKFTGEQITYVYPDFETCWHGRFQDGKMEEGYPGKIIDYRFERDIMVVQLNVDRRGKPTRYCLSTKSSMGEDLLVPDPYETKWILCENSLVSGAGDGVFARRDIPKNTIVAFYNGVRLPFVLGGPKEDWSTSGYKIFVNADFKSGERMNIPLEYVSLENYCATLGHKVNHSFEPNCTEWFIDHPRFGVIPCERTSKDIKTGDELFLDYEYDPYNCPEWFEGALRSFVGDSSEEQLDHLNDRYKRFVSHEIVDEVR, encoded by the exons ATGGAGACAAGCGCTGTTGCCTCTACGCTTCGGGATTGGTTCATGAAAGTGGGTGATCCGTTAGTGGACCCGTTTCCAAATCGGAAAGAAGATGAGGAACATCTACTCGATAACCACTCTTCGTCCATAAATCCATGGCATGGATTCTTCGACAACGTTTCTCCGTCTTCGGGTCATTGTTCAAATAAAAACGTCACTTACAAAGGCCAATTGAACGACAAAGGATTGCGTCAAGGCTCAGGGAGACTTTTTCATGAAAACGGAGATGAATTGAACGGATGGTTTGATAACGGAAAACCAAGTGGTGACGTGGTCATAACCAGCCCCCGGCGAGACATTTCCCGATTGATAGGTACTTACAGAGACGGATGCTTAAATGGAAGAGCAACAATG GTCAATGGCGCCACCACCGTGTTCGAGTGCTTCGTCAAAGATGACGTGCCTCATGGACCAGTGAGACAAATTCACATGAAGAAGTTTCGAGAATTTAGACGACAAATTACTTTCATCGGACACCATCGTCATGGAATTCCACATGGAGTCTGTTGGGAGTACCGAGAAGGTGGAGGATTCTTAACTGGTGTGCCTAATGCGGAAGGAAAGTTTACCGGCGAACAAATCACCTACGTGTATCCAGATTTCGAAACATGCTGGCATGGTCGgtttcaagacggaaaaatgGAAGAAGGTTACCCAGGAAAAATTATCGATTACCGCTTCGAGCGGGATATCATGGTTGTGCAACTGAATGTGGATCGGAGAGGCAAGCCGACCCGTTATTGCCTGTCGACCAAGAGCTCAATGGGAGAAGACCTTCTCGTCCCTGATCCTTATGAAACGAAATGGATTCTTTGCGAGAATTCATTGGTGTCTGGTGCTGGTGACGGGGTTTTTGCGCGCCGTGACATCCCCAAAAATACCATTGTGGCATTTTACAACGGAGTGAGATTACCATTTGTTTTAGGAGGGCCCAAAGAGGATTGGTCCACGTCCGGGTATAAGATATTCGTGAACGCCGACTTTAAGTCGGGCGAGAGAATGAACATCCCGTTAGAGTATGTCTCTTTGGAGAATTATTGTGCTACCTTAGGTCACAAAGTGAACCATTCTTTCGAACCGAATTGCACGGAGTGGTTTATTGACCATCCACGATTTGGTGTGATTCCTTGCGAAAGAACCTCAAAAGACATCAAAACTGGGGACGAGCTATTTTTGGATTACGAATATGATCCCTACAATTGCCCAGAGTGGTTCGAAGGAGCGTTACGATCGTTTGTCGGTGATTCTTCGGAAGAGCAACTCGACCATCTGAATGATCGTTATAAACGATTTGTGAGTCACGAAATAGTGGACGAGGTTCGTTAA